In one window of Vanrija pseudolonga chromosome 5, complete sequence DNA:
- the rpb1 gene encoding DNA-directed RNA polymerase II subunit RPB1 yields the protein MTVTFPYSSAPVRQINEIQFGVMSPEEIKAYSVAKIEHPEVMDENGRQKVGGLMDPKMGTIDRNFKCQTCLEGMAECPGHFGHIELARPVFHAGFIVKVKKILECVCYSCGKLKVDLRDPTVATVVKRTKPQHRLKAIWALARPKTVCEPDALEENDDGDATNEDEFTREQKANKPKGHGGCGHDQPQYRKEGLKLIGVFKPSKDKGEVRHAADRDTRSSTDLLQEGAEPERRNISAAECHNILKKIPDDDLVIMGLNAEYARPDWMILTVLPVPPAAVRPSISVDGGAMRSEDDLTYKLGEILKASGQVRKLEAEGVPPSVVNEHFDLLQFHVATYMDNDIAGIPQALQKSGRPVKAIRARLKGKEGRLRGNLMGKRVDFSARTVITGDPNLQLDQVGVPRSIAMTLTYPERVTPYNIVYLQQLVNNGPAFYPGARYYVKDTGERIDLKYRKSGEPISLQFGWIVERHLKDGDYVLFNRQPSLHKMSMMSHRVKVMNYSTFRLNLSVTSPYNADFDGDEMNLHVPQSEETRAELSQIAWVPRQIISPQANKPVMGIVQDTLCGVRKFTLRDSFCDWDFVQNLLLWLPGWDGTVPAPAILKPQPLWTGKQLLSLCIPKGINITAKNNEKPSPIDITDENVLIDNGQLIHGAIVKNMAGASNNGLIHVIFRELGPVVTRDFFSAVQMMVNYWLLHNGFSVGIGDTIADKATMASINNRLVEAKDAVHKFILEAEANKMKPRPGMTIRETLEAAVSGELNKARDWAGKTAQDNLKADNNVKQMVVSGAKGSFINISQMSGCVGQQIVEGKRIPFGFRHRTLPHFSKDDYGPESRGFVENSYLRGLTPQEFFFHAMGGREGLIDTAVKTAETGYIQRRLVKAMEDLKVGYDGTVRNSSGDIIQFLYGEDGMDGAAMEKQSLDIIRLSDDAFERRYKVDVIGATGGFSRGTLQAGIDQSSVELQTLLDVEFGQLIEDRRLLRDEIFPDGNPGHPLPVNIQRIVQNSQQIFHIDPRVPSDLDPAYVVETRQALFDRLVIVRGNDGISLESQRNATLLFGILLRSHLATRRVLEEYHLNREAFDWVIGELEQIFNKAVVASAEMVGTLAAQSIGEPATQMTLNTFHYAGVSSKSVTGGVPRLKEIINVAVNIRTPALAVYLDPEFSRTETDAHQISRKLTHTRLRDVTASVEIFYDPQLDSTAIVEDQDFVDAFFAIPDEDIRLELHSPWLLRLELDRAKVLEGQYEMADIVAAIVNTVGKDVFVIHSEDNAEKLIIRIRVVAAEKEEEDLLGDEDMFLKRIEGTLLDQVELGGIPRITRVFISEGKKSVLTSKGEYDQEKEWYLETDGINLKAVMPIDGVDATRAYSNNCYEVWETLGIEAGRNALFKELNGVIEAGGSYVNYRHMALLCDLMCNKGSLMSITRHGINRTDAGALSRCSFEETVEILLEAAAVGDVDDCRGVAENVLLGQIAPMGTGAFDVSLDLGMLKDVIVDHRLPVQNMMLAGTMGGMTPGGNMTPYDMGYSPAWNPNGGVGAAAFSPMQSSNNDEGGYGFAGFQSPMVGGMSPAGGFTPTSPMHNFSPTSPFAVSSPAYSPTSPFGAGSASPWVGRGGGGFGATSPAYSPTSPQYSPSSPQFSPASPSFSPSSPAYSPASPAYAGASRTSPGYSPASPAYSPTSPMGITSPRYSPTSPQYSPASPAFSPTSPAYSPSSPQAFQATSPKYSPASPAFSPTSPTYSPASPVYSPTSPTYSPASPSYSPTSPAYNPNAPAAGGPSGGAANGQARPGWGNQANRGGYASSPSWSNTKRD from the exons ATGACGGTCACCTTTCCTTACTCATCCGCCCCGGTGCGGCAGATTAACGAGATCCAGTTCGGTGTGATGAGCCCCGAGGAGATT AAAGCCTACTCGGTGGCCAAGATTGAACACCCCGAGGTTATGGACGAGAATGGGAGGCAGAAAGTTGGTGGTCTTATGGACCCCAAGATGGGCA CCATCGACCGCAACTTCAAGTGTCAGACGTGTCTCGAGGGAATGGCCGAGTGCCCAGGTCACTTTGGTCACATTGAGCTGGCCCGTCCCGTTTTCCACGCAGGTTTTATTGTCAAAGTGAAGAAGATTCTCGAGTGTGTTTGTTACAGCTGTGGCAAACTCAAGGTGGACCTG CGTGATCCGACCGTCGCGACTGTGGTGAAGAGGACGAAGCCCCAGCATCGTCTCAAGGCCATCTGGGCCCTGGCTCGCCCAAAAACCGTCTGTGAACCTGACGCATTGGAAGAGAATGACGATGGGGACGCGACCAACGAGGATGAGTTTACGCGCGAGCAGAAGGCGAACAAGCCCAAGGGCCACGGTGGATGCGGTCATGACCAGCCTCAGTACCGCAAGGAGGGTCTGAAGCTCATCGGTGTCTTCAAGCCCTCCAAGGACAAGGGAGAGGTACGCCATGCCGCGGATAGGGACACGAGGAGCAGTACTGACCTGCTGCAGGAGGGAGCTGAGCCTGAGAGGAGGAATATCTCGGCGGCAGAGTGTCACAACATTCTTAAGAAGATCcctgacgacgacctcgttATCATGGGTCTCAACGCCGAGTACGCTCGTCCTGACTGGATGATCCTCACCGTCCTGCCCGTCCCTCCCGCCGCAGTCCGCCCTTCGATTTcggtcgacggcggtgccaTGCGCAGTGAAGACGACTTGACGTACAAGCTTGGCGAGATTCTCAAGGCCAGTGGCCAGgtgcgcaagctcgaggccgagggtgTCCCCCCAAGTGTCGTCAATGAGCACTTCGATCTTCTCCAGTTCCATGTCGCTACCTACATGGATAACGACATTGCCGGTATTCCCCAGGCACTGCAAAAGTCTGGCCGTCCCGTCAAGGCCATCCGTGCTCGTCTTAAGGGCAAGGAAGGCCGTCTCCGTGGTAACCTCATGGGCAAGCGTGTCGACTTCTCGGCCCGTACCGTCATTACCGGTGACCCCAACCTTCAGCTCGACCAAGTCGGTGTGCCAAGGAGTATCGCAATGACCCTCACCTACCCGGAGCGTGTGACTCCTTACAACATTGTCTACTTGCAACAGCTTGTCAACAACGGCCCGGCATTCTACCCTGGAGCTCGGTACTACGTCAAGGACACTGGAGAGCGCATCGACTTGAAGTACCGCAAGTCCGGTGAGCCCATCAGCCTGCAGTTCGGCTGGATTGTTGAGAGGCATCTGAAAGATGGAGA CTACGTTCTCTTCAACCGTCAGCCATCTCTGCACAAAATGTCCATGATGAGTCACCGAGTCAAGGTCATGAACTACTCGACCTTCCGTCTCAACCTTTCGGTCACTTCGCCTTACAACGCCGACTTCGACGGTGACGAAATGAACTTGCACGTGCCTCAGAGTGAGGAGACTCGTGCCGAGCTCAGCCAGATTGCTTGGGTACCTCGCCAGATTATCTCGCCACAAGCCAACAAGCCTGTGATGGGTATCGTGCAGGACACGCTCTGCGGTGTTCGCAAGTTTACTCTGCGCGACTCGTTCTGCGACTGGGACTTTGTCCAGAACCTCCTCCTGTGGCTCCCAGGATGGGACGGTACTGTCCCTGCCCCTGCCATCCTCAAACCTCAGCCTCTGTGGACCGGCAAGCAGCTCTTGTCACTGTGTATCCCCAAGGGTATCAACATTACTGCCAAGAACAACGAGAAGCCATCGCCCATCGACATCACCGACGAGAACGTCCTCATTGACAACGGGCAACTTATCCACGGTGCCATTGTCAAGAACATGGCTGGTGCATCCAACAACGGTCTCATCCACGTCATTTTCCGCGAGCTTGGTCCGGTCGTGACCCGCGACTTCTTCTCGGCTGTGCAGATGATGGTCAACTACTGGCTCCTCCACAACGGTTTCAGTGTCGGTATCGGTGACACCATTGCCGACAAGGCAACCATGGCCAGCATCAACAATCGACTGGtggaggccaaggacgccgtgCACAAGTTCATTctggaggccgaggccaacaaGATGAAGCCTCGACCCGGTATGACGATTCGTGAGACTCTCGAGGCAGCCGTTTCCGGAGAACTCAACAAGGCTCGTGACTGGGCCGGTAAGACTGCTCAGGACAACCTCAAGGCGGACAACAACGTCAAGCAGATGGTCGTCTCCGGTGCCAAGGGTTCGTTCATCAACATCTCTCAAATGTCCGGATGTGTCGGTCAGCAGATTgtcgagggcaagcgcaTCCCCTTCGGTTTCCGTCACCGCACATTGCCACACTTCTCCAAGGACGACTACGGACCCGAATCGCGTGGCTTCGTCGAGAACTCGTATCTCCGCGGCCTCACACCTCAAGAGTTCTTCTTCCACGCAATGGGTGGTCGTGAAGGTCTTATCGACACTGCGGTCAAGACTGCCGAAACTGGTTACATTCAGCGTCGTCTCGTCAAGGCTATGGAGGACCTCAAGGTTGGATACGACGGCACTGTCCGCAACTCCAGTGGCGACATCATCCAGTTCCTGTACGGCGAAGACGGAATGGACGGCGCGGCTATGGAGAAGCAAAGTCTCGACATCATCCGACTGTCCGACGATGCCTTTGAGAGGCGATACAAGGTGGACGTTATTGGTGCCACGGGCGGCTTCTCGCGGGGAACTCTCCAGGCTGGCATCGACCAGTCGTCGGTCGAGCTGCAGACCCTGCTAGATGTCGAGTTCGGCCAGCTTATCGAGGACAGGAGATTACTTCGAGACGAAATTTTCCCCGACGGCAACCCGGGCCACCCCTTGCCTGTCAACATCCAGCGTATTGTCCAAAACTCGCAACAGATCTTCCACATCGACCCTCGAGTGCCAAGTGACCTCGACCCAGCATACGTCGTCGAGACGCGCCAGGCTCTCTTTGACCGTCTCGTCATTGTCCGTGGCAACGACGGCATCAGTCTCGAGAGCCAGCGTAACGCCACCCTCCTCTTCGGCATTCTCCTCCGCTCACATCTTGCGACCCGTAGGGTGTTGGAGGAGTACCACCTCAACCGTGAGGCATTCGACTGGGTCATTGGAGAACTCGAGCAGATCTTCAACAAGGCCGTCGTTGCATCCGCCGAAATGGTCGGCACCCTTGCTGCCCAGTCGATTGGTGAACCCGCCACGCAGATGACTCTCAACACCTTCCATTACGCTGGTGTGTCGAGTAAGAGTGTGACTGGTGGTGTTCCTCGTCTCAAGGAAATCATCAATGTGGCTGTCAACATTCGTACCCCTGCTCTCGCGGTCTACCTGGACCCCGAGTTCAGCCGAACCGAGACCGACGCCCATCAGATCTCGCGCAAGCTCACGCACACGCGTTTGCGTGATGTTACGGCTTCCGTCGAGATCTTCTACGACCCACAGCTTGACTCGACTGCCATCGTGGAGGACCAGGACTTCGTCGACGCATTCTTCGCCATCCCAGACGAGGACATTCGTCTCGAGCTGCACTCCCCATGGCTGTTGCGTCTCGAGCTTGACCGTGCCAAGGTGCTCGAAGGTCAATACGAAATGGCCGACATTGTCGCAGCAATCGTCAACACGGTCGGCAAAGACGTGTTTGTCATTCACTCGGAAGACAATGCCGAGAAGCTCATCATTCGTAtccgtgtcgtcgcggcggagaaggaggaagaggacctgctcggcgacgaagACATGTTCCTGAAGCGCATCGAGGGTACCCTGCTCGaccaggtcgagctcggcggtaTCCCACGCATCACTCGTGTCTTCATCtccgagggcaagaagagcGTGTTGACGTCGAAGGGCGAGTACGACCAGGAGAAGGAGTGGTACCTCGAGACCGACGGTATCAACCTCAAGGCGGTCATGCCCATTGACGGTGTCGACGCAACTCGCGCGTACTCAAACAACTGTTACGAGGTCTGGGAGACTCTGGGTATCGAGGCCGGCCGAAACGCCCTCTTCAAGGAGCTCAACGGTGTCATTGAGGCCGGTGGTTCTTACGTCAACTACCGCCACATGGCCCTGCTTTGCGACCTCATGTGCAACAAGGGTTCCCTCATGTCCATCACCCGTCACGGTATCAACCGTACCGACGCCGGTGCTCTCTCGAGGTGTTCCTTCGAGGAGACGGTCGAGATTCTTCTCGAGGCTGCGGCCgttggcgacgtcgacgactgCCGCGGTGTGGCCGAGAATGTCCTGCTTGGACAGATTGCGCCAATGGGCACGGGTGCCTTCGACGTttcgctcgacctcggcatgCTGAAGGACGTCATCGTCGACCACCGTCTCCCCGTCCAAAACATGATGCTTGCGGGCACCATGGGCGGCATGACGCCGGGCGGCAACATGACGCCTTACGACATGGGCTACTCTCCTGCATGGAACCCCAACGGTGGCGTGGGTGCCGCTGCCTTCTCTCCAATGCAGTCGTCGaacaacgacgagggcggctaCGGTTTCGCGGGCTTCCAGTCGCCAATGGTCGGCGGCATGTCTCCGGCTGGTGGCTTcacgccaacctcgccgatGCACAACttctcgcccacctcgccgttcGCAGTGTCGTCGCCTGCATACAGCCCCACGTCACCCTTCGGTGcaggctcggcctcgccatgggttggccgtggcggcggcgggttcGGTGCGACCAGCCCTGCCTATAGCCCCACCTCACCTCAATACTCACCCTCATCTCCTCAATTCTCTCCTGCATCGCCTTCCTTCagcccctcgtcgcctgccTACTCGCCGGCATCCCCTGCATACGCTGGGgcctcgcgcacgtcgccaGGATATAGTCCTGCTAGTCCAGCGTACAGTCCGACGTCGCCCATGGGCATTACGAGCCCTCGCTACAGCCCGACTTCGCCTCAGTATTCACCCGCTTCGCCGGCATTCTCTCCGACGTCGCCTGCAtactcgccgtcgagcccaCAGGCATTCCAGGCAACGAGCCCGAAATactcgccagcgtcgcctgCGTTCTccccgacgtcgccgacatACAGTCCCGCGTCGCCTGTTTACTCTCCCACTTCCCCGACTTACAgccccgcgtcgccctcgtacAGTCCCACATCGCCTGCCTATAACCCCAATGCgccggctgctggcggccCGTCAGGAGGCGCGGCGAACGGCCAGGCGCGTCCCGGATGGGGTAACCAGGCGAATCGCGGCGGCTACGCCTcttcgccgagctggagcaACACCAAGCGCGACTGA
- the VPS27 gene encoding Vacuolar protein sorting-associated protein 27: MSWLWGSSTNAEYEEAVEKACSPLKLPYPQGEDIALNLEITDMIRSKAVEPKPAMQALKQRVASKNGRVQMYALNLVDTCIKNGGDHFLEEIASKEFVDEVAGLIRSSSTNPEVKNMALGLFQQWAVAFQNKKDLAFLVDVYHELKNSGIKFPPPPASQNAHLFETTTAPKWVDSDVCMRCRTPFTFTNRKHHCRNCGKVFDQQCSSHNMSLPRFGIKEEVRVCDGCWIAAGKNKPAPAVPARTPRSRHDYDADLQRAIELSLAQSHPGSNGLIGSEPPLLKNGSGDDDDEQLRLAIEASLREYNARPSAPIGSEEPEFKPLPTFDLAPRETETILTFSNTLDQMAAYGERDLRRFPHAHILHDQAYALGPKLQRNSEEKTTKAQMLAEMQGKLSEAVTLYGQILDGQQAYAARKAQEAQQQQYAQQYQQPYGYQQPYGQPYPSANGHYVPPAGQAYRPPPQAAAPQAAPAAPSIYPAMPTQAPYQQYQAPPQQQAYGAYPAYPQQQWAPPTASRQGSYAAPSPAAVQSPSAPPHAQPHAHQHVAEPQQWTAPEPSLPSAPPPVDMASHPSASPTSTTAALPLAPSAPARSASYTSPVVATAPLATSPLASPSIQSPQRAQTGLFSVPPQQYAAPVAPVAAVAAAAPVAAVAAVAPVAAPAAAAHNPWGGEQVQAGQFYSASMFPSAPDGGLEVPAAPALEKPREEALLIEL, encoded by the exons ATGTCGTGGCTGTGGGGATCTAGCACCAACGCCGAGTATGAGGAGGCCGTTG AGAAGGCATGCTCGCCACTCAAGCTCCCATACCCTCAGGGAGAAGACATTGCCCTCAACCTCGAGATCACAGACATGATCCGCTCCAAGGCGGTCGAGCCAAAGCCGGCAATGCAAGCTTTGAAACAGCGAGTGGCCAGCAAGAACGGCCGCGTTCAGATGTATGCCTTGAAT CTTGTGGATACGTGTATCAAGAATGGTGGTGACCACTTCCTGGAGGAAATCGCAAGCAAGGAGTTCGTTGACGAAGTGGCTGGCTTGATCAGATCCTCT AGCACGAACCCCGAGGTCAAGAACATGGCTCTTGGTTTGTTCCAGCAGTGGGCGGTTGCATTCCAGAACAAGAAGgacctcgccttcctcgtcgacgttTACCATGAGCTCAAGAACTCGGGCATCAAGTTCCCGCCTCCACCCGCGAGCCAGAACGCGCACTTGTTTGAAACGACCACTGCCCCGAAGTGGGTTGACTCGGATGTCTGCATGCGCTGTCGGACTCCATTCACCTTCACGAACCGCAAGCACCACTGTCGCAACTGTGGCAAGGTGTTCGACCAGCAGTGCTCTAGCCACAACATGAGCCTTCCTCGGTTTGGGatcaaggaggaggtgcgcgtGTGTGACGGGTGCTGGATTGCTGCAGGGAAGAACAAGCCGGCGCCAGCAGTGCCAGCTCGTACCCCGCGGTCGCGACACGactacgacgccgacctgcaGAGAGCTATCGAGCTTTCCTTGGCCCAGTCGCACCCTGGCAGCAATGGGCTGATCGGCTCTGAACCGCCGCTGTTGAAGAATGGGTcgggtgacgacgacgacgagcaacTTCGCCTAGCGATTGAGGCCAGTCTTCGGGAGTACAatgcgaggccgagcgcgcctatcggcagcgaggagccCGAGTTCAAGCCGCTGCCGACGTTTGACCTTGCACCCAGAGAGACCGAGACGATCCTCACCTTCTCCAACACATTGGATCAGATGGCCGCCTACGGCGAACGAGACCTTCGGCGCTTCCCGCACGCCCACATCCTGCACGACCAGGCCTATGCCCTTGGGCCGAAACTCCAGCGTAACAGTGAGGAGAAGACGACCAAGGCGCAGATGCTGGCCGAGATGCAGGGTAAGCTGAGCGAGGCAGTGACACTGTACGGTCAAATCTTGGACGGCCAGCAAGcgtacgccgcgcgcaaggcgcaggaggcccagcagcagcaataCGCCCAGCAGTACCAGCAGCCTTATGGCTACCAGCAGCCGTACGGCCAACCCTACCCCTCAGCAAACGGCCACTACGTCCCTCCTGCTGGTCAAGCCTACCGGCCGCCTCcccaggccgcggcgccccaGGCAGCTCCGGCCGCCCCCTCAATCTACCCCGCGATGCCGACACAGGCGCCGTACCAGCAGTACCAGGCACCTCCGCAACAACAGGCGTACGGCGCGTACCCCGCATACCCTCAACAGCAATGGGCACCACCCACGGCGTCGCGACAGGGTTCAtacgcggcgccgtcgccggctgCGGTCCAGTCTccttcggcgccgccgcatgcgCAGCCTCATGCTCACcagcacgtcgccgagcctCAACAGTGGACTGCACCTGAACCATCTCTTCCCTCTGCTCCGCCACCGGTCGACATGGCTAGCCACccgtccgcctcgcccacgagCACGACTGCTGCCCTTCCCTTGGCGCCGTcagcgcctgctcgctcaGCAAGCTACACGTCGCCAGTGGTGGCCACCGCCCCTCTTGCCACCTCACCACTTGCGTCCCCTTCAATTCAGAGCCCGCAACGTGCTCAGACTGGCCTCTTCTCCGTTCCCCCGCAACAGTACGCTGCCCCCGTGGCGccggtcgccgccgtcgctgctgctgcgcccgTTGCCGCTGTTGCCGCTGTCGCCCCGGTGGCCGCCCCTGCAGCCGCGGCCCACAACCCGTGGGGCGGAGAGCAGGTCCAGGCAGGACAGTTCTACTCTGCCTCCATGTTCCCCTCTGCTCCCGACGGTGGACTCGAGGTCCCTGCTGCCCCTGCGCTGGAGAAACCGCGGGAGGAGGCGCTCCTCATCGAGCTCTAG
- the SPAC17A5.10 gene encoding Proline/serine-rich protein, producing the protein MSGPPPLPASRPSPPRRQDSIDAAIPDEAPPAYSEVGASGDALIDHGPSRMDFSGPPPLPDRLTQTPTGGMVLPGVGVGYGRVGSDPSTPISPISTGYAAPSAPPPSHGGPINSHGTGYASPSGPPPPPPQHNRHSAPPPPLRVEEEDDDPTPTEAPVPGRPLLRNGQLLVYPKGHHCSKCQNTGYKNYDPNNPCSSDWRKYGKPYNGALAVSFKQHFKPGGNGATTASSNFQKPLPKHRPAGPSSAPPQRPASSFIPPPPGLAAAQGYHNGFQPGFQQQPQWGMPMRPPAPIHTYGRPPSGAVVMQAGDPRLGGRLCWRCNGAGREAGFFLFDDQTCSQCRGIGRVF; encoded by the coding sequence ATGTCCGGGCCCCCACCACTcccggcctcgaggccatcaccaccacggcgccAGGACTCGATCGACGCCGCGATCCCGGAcgaggcgccgcccgcctaCTCCGAGGTCGGGGCGAGTGGGGACGCGCTGATTGACCACGGGCCATCACGAATGGACTTTtccggcccgccgccgctgccggacCGGCTGACGCAGACGCCCACGGGGGGCATGGTCCtccccggcgtcggcgtgggctaTGGGCGCGTGGGTTCGGACCCCTCTACCCCGATCTCGCCTATCAGCACGGGCTAcgctgcgccgtcggctCCGCCCCCCTCGCATGGCGGCCCGATCAACTCGCACGGAACGGGGTACGCTTCGCCATCtggcccgcccccgccgccgccacaacaCAAtcgccactcggcgccgccgccgccgctgcgcgtagaggaagaagacgacgacccaACGCCGACCGAGGCGCCCGTGCCAGGccgcccgctgctgcgcaacggccagctgctcgtgTATCCCAAGGGGCACCACTGTTCCAAGTGCCAGAACACGGGGTACAAGAACTACGATCCCAACAACCCCTGCTCATCCGACTGGCGCAAGTACGGCAAGCCGTACAACGGGGCGCTGGCCGTGTCCTTCAAGCAGCACTTCAAGCCGGGGGGTAACGGCGCGACAACCGCCAGCTCCAACTTCCAGAAACCGCTCCCAAAGCACCGGCCGGcgggcccgtcgtcggccccgccccagcgccccgcgtcgtcgttcatcccgcccccgccaggactggccgccgcgcagggATACCACAACGGGTTCCAGCCCGGcttccagcagcagccccagtGGGGCATGCCGAtgcgcccgcccgcgcccatcCACACGTAcggccgcccgccgtccGGCGCGGTGGTCATGCAGGCTGGCGACCCGCGCCTCGGAGGCCGCCTGTGCTGGCGCTGTAATGGTGCCGGGCGCGAGGCTGGGTTCTTCCTGTTCGACGACCAGACGTGCTCGCAGTGTCGTGGGATCGGGCGAGTCTtttga
- the asl1_0 gene encoding Alkali-sensitive linkage protein 1, translated as MVALAAFLFLWPLVANTALASSTTTTTPVPQSTPYHPASKRGLSWANGNWVPLAPFDGPKTSISATYDWAPAPSTNSSFPFVPMLWGCDSAHITAWDAAAAANFSGARLTPDRALLAFNEPELGIQSNCSPSTAATLWISHFEPLKAKGYRLGTPAVTMGPEGKAWLLQWFAECAGGCNPDFLAVHWYDMTFASLTAVLEGYYAAFNLPIWLTEYALTFFGAGTPPPPATQDQITEFMRESMAWLDAQPWVERYFWFGAMYDMQGVNPLNSLLDPAGNATRSGALSALGSAYVTPSSPLNQTLSAAAVHHSGAKMRHTTPAAICIICISWWWYL; from the exons atggtcgccctcgccgccttcctcttCCTATGGCCCCTTGTAGCCAACACCGCGCTCGCAtcgagcaccaccacaacaacgcCCGTACCCCAGTCAACGCCCTACCATCCCGCCTCGAAACGCGGCCTGTCGTGGGCCAACGGCAACTGGGTGCCTCTGGCCCCCTTCGACGGCCCCAAAACGTCCATCAGCGCAACGTACGACTGGGCCcccgcgccctcgacgaaCAGCAGTTTCCCCTTCGTCCCCATGCTGTGGGGCTGCGACAGCGCGCACATTACGGCGTgggacgcggccgcggcggcaaacttcagcggcgcgcgcctgaCCCCCGaccgcgcgctgctggcctTCAACGAGCCCGAGCTGGGCATACAGAGTAACTGTTCCCCttcgacggcggccacgctGTGGATCAGCCACTTTGAGCCCCTCAAGGCGAAAGGGTACCGCCTCGGCACGCCCGCCGTCACTATGGGGCCTGAGGGCAAGGCGTGGCTCTTGCAGTGGTTTGCCGAGTGCGCAGGCGGGTGCAACCCTGAT TTCCTCGCGGTCCACTGG TACGACATGACGTTCGCGTCCCTCACGGCCGTCCTGGAGGGATACTACGCCGCGTTCAACCTGCCCATCTGGCTGACCG AATACGCGCTGACGttcttcggcgccggcacgccgcctccccccGCCACGCAGGACCAGATCACCGAGTTTATGCGCGAGTCGATGGCCTGGCTCGACGCGCAGCCTTGGGTTGAGCGGTATTTCTGGTTTGGGGCAATGTACGATATG CAAGGCGTCAACCCGCTCAACTCGCTGCTCGACCCCGCAGGCAACGCGACACGCTCGGGCGCGCTGTCTGCCCTCGGCAGCGCGTATgtcacgccgtcgtccccgctCAACCAAACGCTCAGCGCGGCTGCCGTGCACCACTCCGGCGCTAAAATGCGGCACACCACTCCCGCCGCTATCTGTATCATCTGTATCTCATGGTGGTGGTATCTATGA